A single Thunnus thynnus chromosome 6, fThuThy2.1, whole genome shotgun sequence DNA region contains:
- the gabrd gene encoding gamma-aminobutyric acid receptor subunit delta isoform X3: MAIEVASIDHISEANMEYTMTVFLRQSWHDDRLSYNHTNKTLGLDSRFVDKLWLPDTFIVNAKSAWFHDVTVENKLIRLQPNGVILYSSRITSTVACDMDLTKYPMDEQECMLDLESYGYSSEDIVYHWSESQRHIHGLDKLELSQFTITDYRFVTEMMNFKSAGRFPRLSLRFQLRRNRGVYIIQSYMPSILLVAMSWVSFWISQSAVPARVSLGITTVLTMTTLMVSARSSLPRASAIKALDVYFWICYVFVFAALIEYAFAHYNADYRLKEKAKVKASKLSSESIVKNGKQAMVLFSLSVTGMNQGVMISNRHGRVQRSSSEIPGEGGSEDTESRRRRSRQADESEEEKKCCSKCVCKPIDADTIDIYARAVFPFTFAVVNVIYWVAYTM, encoded by the exons GAATACACCATGACCGTGTTTCTGCGGCAGAGCTGGCACGATGACCGCCTGTCCTACAATCACACCAACAAGACTCTGGGATTGGACAGTCGCTTTGTGGACAAGCTGTGGCTGCCCGACACCTTCATCGTTAATGCCAAATCTGCTTGGTTCCACGATGTCACCGTGGAGAACAAGCTGATCCGCCTGCAGCCCAACGGAGTCATTCTATACAGCAGCAG AATCACTTCGACCGTGGCATGTGACATGGACCTGACCAAGTATCCCATGGATGAACAGGAGTGTATGCTGGACCTGGAAAGCT acGGTTACTCCTCAGAGGATATTGTGTATCACTGGTCGGAGAGTCAGAGACACATCCACGGACTAGACAAACTGGAACTCTCCCAGTTCACCATCACAGACTATCGGTTTGTCACCGAAATGATGAATTTCAAATCTG CGGGAAGATTTCCTAGACTCAGCCTTCGCTTCCAGCTGAGACGTAACCGAGGTGTCTACATCATCCAGTCATACATGCCTTCCATATTACTGGTCGCCATGTCCTGGGTGTCCTTTTGGATCAGCCAATCTGCGGTCCCTGCTCGTGTATCCTTAG GTATCACAACTGTTCTCACCATGACCACGCTGATGGTGAGTGCCCGCTCCTCCCTGCCTCGAGCGTCAGCAATCAAGGCGTTAGACGTCTACTTTTGGAtctgttatgtgtttgtgttcgcGGCACTCATTGAGTACGCCTTTGCTCATTACAACGCTGACTACCGACTCAAAGAGAAGGCCAAGGTGAAGGCCAGCAAGCTCAGCTCTGAG TCCATTGTGAAGAACGGCAAACAGGCAATGGTTCTGTTTTCTCTGTCGGTCACCGGCATGAACCAGGGAGTGATGATTTCCAACCGCCACGGCCGAGTCCAGCGCTCTAGCAGCGAAATCCCCGGAGAGGGCGGCTCTGAGGACACTGAGTCGAGGAGGAGAAGGTCCAGGCAGGCGGATGAGAGCGAGGAGGAGAAGAAGTGCTGTTCCAAGTGTGTCTGCAAGCCAATCGATGCTGACACCATTGACATCTACGCCAGGGCTGTGTTCCCTTTCACTTTCGCTGTGGTGAATGTGATCTACTGGGTAGCGTATACCATGTGA
- the LOC137185324 gene encoding transmembrane protein 26, whose translation MCSLLNILLALLSRFLFAVHGVVTVWRVVAVKGEPLYWLLLTGVALLGVEMAITLKCTRNAEWKWFSPMVFLYLSTVIPSIWFLELSLLQSKLPVNNSSGPELHLLAHIPITAGIVELDPENWVAGLEQTMLIVLVLGRWLMPKGYMSRDQLSQLLMVYVGLGADILDIFDTFREPEVKTNWAVVIIGLSLFSWALMQFPLVLTQTRPPKGGHPCCPASPSSFVSCCSSEVWSLLLTVGLQDGPFLLYRLYLMVQEQVLNQLMIFFTCKNILIVLLELYRIFVVQCKQQAEELGLERCAARVLQCPTQRGSREEEKQEEEGREECYGEQSCHTDTDGGTEREVDQRGVQVEKGLKCHEA comes from the exons ATGTGCTCTCTTCTGAACATCCTGCTGGCTTTGCTGAGTCGCTTCCTGTTTGCGGTCCACGGGGTGGTGACAGTGTGGCGTGTGGTGGCTGTTAAAGGAGAGCCGCTCTATTGGCTGCTGCTGACGGGTGTGGCTCTGCTGGGCGTGGAAATGGCCATCACACTGAAGTGCACCCGCAACGCAGAATGGAAATG GTTCTCCCCCATGGTTTTCCTCTACCTCAGTACTGTCATCCCTTCCATTTGGTTTCTGGAGCTGAGCCTGCTGCAGTCCAAGCTTCCTGTCAACAATTCCTCAGGCCCTGAACTTCATTTGCTGGCTCACATCCCAATCACAGCG GGCATCGTGGAGCTGGACCCAGAAAACTGGGTGGCTGGTCTGGAGCAGACCATGCTCATAGTGTTGGTTCTTGGTCGCTGGCTGATGCCCAAGGGGTACATGTCCCGGGACCAGCTCTCCCAGCTCCTCATGGTCTACGTTGGACTGGGTGCTGACATCCTGGACATCTTCGACACCTTCAGGGAACCCGAGGTCAAAACCAACTGGGCAGTTGTCATCATCGGCTTGTCTCTCTTCTCTTGGGCGCTCATGCAGTTTCCTCTGGTGCTCACTCAGACGCGACCCCCAAAGGGTGGTCACCCCTGCTGCCCTGCCTCTCCATCCTCATTCGTCTCCTGCTGCTCCAGTGAAGTGTGGAGCTTGCTGCTCACAGTGGGACTCCAAGATGGCCCATTCCTGCTTTACCGACTTTACCTCATGGTGCAAGAGCAGGTACTCAACCAGCTGATGATCTTCTTCACCTGCAAGAACATCCTCATCGTCCTGTTGGAGCTTTATCGAATCTTTGTGGTGCAGTGCAAGCAGCAGGCCGAGGAATTGGGGTTGGAGAGGTGTGCTGCTCGGGTGCTCCAGTGTCCAACCCAGAGGGGCAGCagggaagaggagaaacaggaagaagagggtAGAGAGGAGTGTTATGGAGAGCAGAGCTGTCATACAGACACGGACGGGGGGACTGAGAGGGAAGTAGATCAGAGAGGTGTCCAGGTAGAGAAAGGCTTAAAATGCCATGAGGCATAA